The DNA region TCATAATGATGGGGGTATGGCAAACGCAAATAGTATTCTTGCAGTTCTTTCGGGCGCGGTACATGTGCAGGGAACAATAAACGGCTATGGCGAACGATGCGGCAATGCAAACCTGTGTACTATTGTCCCAAGTTTAGTATTAAAACTGGGATATAAATGTGTTTCAGAAAAGAAGCTGAAGGAGTTGGTAGAGGTATCACGATTTGTTGATGAGCTCGCGAATTTAAGGCCAAACGATAAACACCCGTATGTTGGGTTAAGCGCATTTGCTCATAAAGGCGGAATGCATGTTAATGCAGTAGAAAAAAATCCAAAGACTTTTGAGCATATTGTTCCTGAACTTGTCGGTAATAAGAGAAGAATCTTGATCTCAGAATTATCAGGTAAAAGTAATGTCTTATTAAAAACAAGTGAACTGGGACTTAGCTTTGCAAAAGATTTCCATGTAACTAAAGACATTATTGAAAATCTTAAGAAACTTGAGCATGAAGGATATGAGTTTGAAGCTGCAAGTGGATCATTTGAGCTTCTTGTGAAAAAAGCCTTAAAACATCACAAGACATTCTTTAAGCTTGAAGGGTTCAGAGTAATAGTTGAAAAACGTGAAGATGACAAACTTATATCTGAGGCGACAATAAAGGTGAAGGTTGGTAAAGAAACGGTACATACGGCGGCTGAAGGAGAGGGTCCGGTAAACGCACTTGATAATGCTCTCAGAAAAGCACTGTGTCAATTCTACCCTGAAATATCAAAAGTAAAACTTGCCGATTTCAAGGTGCGTGTACTTGACGCTAAAGCCGGTACTGCTGCAAAAGTACGTGTTCTTATCGAATCAAGCGATGATAAAGAGATCTGGGGGACGGTAGGTGTGTCAGAGAACATTATTGAAGCAAGCTGGCAAGCACTTGTCGATAGCGTTGAATATAAATTACTAAAAACAAAAAAATAAAGTAGATATAGCGAAGCTATGGTTGAATTACCAAAACAGTATAATCCTAAAGAAGTTGAGCAAGAAATTAAAGATTTCTGGTTAAATGGTAAATTTGCGCATGCAGATAGTGATAAAGGAGGCACTCCTTATACTATCGTTATTCCACCGCCTAATATTACCGGTATACTTCACATGGGACATGCTTTGAATAACACTATTCAGGATGTGCTGACACGTTGGAAGAGGATGGAAGGGTTTAACGCTCTTTGGCTTCCGGGAACAGATCATGCGGGCATTGCGACACAGAACGTTGTTGAGAAAAAACTGATGCACGAAAAGAAAACCCGTAAAGATGTAGGACGAGACGCATTTATTGAAAAAGTATGGAAATGGCGTGAAGAATATGGTGGAACGATCATAAAACAGTTAAAGATGCTTGGCTGTTCATGTGACTGGGATCGTGAACGGTTCACAATGGATGAAGGACTCAGTGATGCGGTGAGCGAAGTATTTATTAAGTTGTATGACAAGGGGCTGATTTATAGAGGGAACTATATTATTAATTGGTGTCCGCGCTGTGAAACTGCATTATCAGATGAAGAGGCAGAGCACCGTGAAATTGACGGCTCGCTCTATTATATCAAATACCATGTAGAAGACTCTAAAGAAACCATTACAGTGGCAACGACGAGACCTGAGACGATGCTTGGTGATGTTGCTGTTGCGATAAATCCTAAGGATGCACGGTACACTCATCTCATCGATAAAACAATTATACTTCCATTGGTAAACAGAAAAATGAAAGTCATAACTGACGATTTTGTTGATCCGGAGTTTGGTACCGGTGTTGTAAAAGTAACGCCGGCACATGATCCGAACGATTTTGAAATGGGTCTCAGGCACAAGCTTACGCCCATTAATGTTATGCATGAAAACGGTGTTATGAATGAAAATGCCGGTGAAGCATATGAAGGTATGGATAGATTTGAAGCAAGAGAAGCGATCTTACTTGATCTTAAAGAACTCAAACTCCTTGAAAAGGTAGACCAT from Candidatus Ancaeobacter aquaticus includes:
- the cimA gene encoding citramalate synthase — its product is MKKTFIYDTTLRDGTQAEGVSFSVADKVRIAERLDGFGIDYVEGGWPGSNPKDIEFFDLMKKIKLKHAKMSAFGSTRRANTPVEKETNILKLLEAETPVVAIFGKSWILHVTDVLKVSKAENLRMIQDSVGYLHSKGKEVIFDAEHFFDGYKDDPEYALETLKVASEHGASTLALCDTNGGTMPNEITDIVKKVHANFDTPIGIHVHNDGGMANANSILAVLSGAVHVQGTINGYGERCGNANLCTIVPSLVLKLGYKCVSEKKLKELVEVSRFVDELANLRPNDKHPYVGLSAFAHKGGMHVNAVEKNPKTFEHIVPELVGNKRRILISELSGKSNVLLKTSELGLSFAKDFHVTKDIIENLKKLEHEGYEFEAASGSFELLVKKALKHHKTFFKLEGFRVIVEKREDDKLISEATIKVKVGKETVHTAAEGEGPVNALDNALRKALCQFYPEISKVKLADFKVRVLDAKAGTAAKVRVLIESSDDKEIWGTVGVSENIIEASWQALVDSVEYKLLKTKK